One segment of Methanolinea mesophila DNA contains the following:
- a CDS encoding DUF7557 family protein yields the protein MGTVTKRIPVGADTWANLSRLKEPGETYDELLTRLLEMEAGLRLSRELQALEQDAGEFEELD from the coding sequence ATGGGAACGGTGACAAAGCGAATTCCGGTAGGCGCAGATACGTGGGCGAACCTCTCACGTCTCAAGGAACCCGGAGAGACCTACGACGAACTGCTCACGCGGTTATTGGAGATGGAAGCCGGACTGCGGCTCTCCCGTGAACTGCAGGCGCTCGAACAGGATGCCGGGGAGTTCGAAGAACTGGACTGA
- a CDS encoding PAS domain-containing sensor histidine kinase: MQGTTSVPDSSEHSERHDLEERTRTEELYIAYEELRATEEELRKQNDALRTFEEELRTQNEILRATQKKLAEEREKYFDLFENAPVGYVVTDGTGIITTANRLIGEMLHIHPESLKGRSIGIFIEKTDGSDTGQKVQELLTGVGITREAWMKSFEGQCIPVLISITSTSSTTGPGTGLRWVIRDITEGKRAEEELKASRAKYQALTETTSDFIWETDAQGRYTYCSPQMERLWGLRPDEMIGKSFLDMIPPPERERVRETFRNVIRSSIRFEGLEINSCDRRGNLIHIEVSGVPFFDRNGELKGYRGITRDITRRKRVEEALRESEYLRRLAQEITCVGSFEWNIVTGVNTWTPELEALYGLPEGGFAGTQPAWEELVHPGDRARAVATVQRAFKTNETVEDEWRVIWPDGSIHWLAGRYRIIRNDAGAPQAIVGVNFDITERKIAEDALNEYAANLKRSNEDLERFAYVASHDLREPLRMVTSFSQLLEKNYKGRLDEDADEFIGYIVEGGRKMDALVNDLLEYSRITSQGKPFEPTDLNIVLEEAQNSLSMAIEENKARIEVGVLPTVNVDHLQILLVFQNLLSNAIKFHDDTDPVVSVKAVRREKEWEFLVRDNGIGIDPAYHEKIFEIFQRLHSRNDYHGTGIGLAICKRIVERHGGRIWVESEPGKGSTFFFTIPERT; the protein is encoded by the coding sequence ATGCAGGGAACAACGTCCGTTCCGGATTCTTCCGAACATTCCGAACGGCACGATTTAGAGGAGAGAACACGAACGGAAGAACTTTATATCGCATATGAGGAACTCCGGGCCACGGAGGAGGAACTCAGAAAACAAAATGATGCCCTCCGTACCTTCGAAGAAGAACTCCGGACACAAAACGAAATCCTTCGCGCAACCCAGAAAAAACTTGCGGAAGAACGGGAAAAATACTTCGACCTTTTTGAAAATGCGCCCGTCGGATACGTGGTGACCGATGGCACCGGCATCATAACTACCGCCAACCGGCTGATAGGGGAAATGCTCCATATCCATCCCGAATCGTTGAAGGGCAGGTCCATCGGGATCTTTATAGAAAAAACGGACGGTAGCGATACCGGTCAGAAAGTGCAGGAATTACTGACGGGGGTTGGTATTACCAGAGAAGCCTGGATGAAGTCGTTTGAAGGTCAATGTATTCCGGTCCTGATCAGCATCACCTCTACTTCGTCAACAACAGGACCCGGGACAGGATTGCGGTGGGTAATCCGGGACATCACCGAGGGCAAGAGGGCGGAGGAAGAACTGAAGGCAAGCAGGGCAAAGTACCAGGCCCTGACCGAGACCACCTCGGACTTCATCTGGGAAACGGACGCCCAGGGGAGATATACCTATTGCAGCCCGCAGATGGAACGGCTCTGGGGGCTTCGGCCCGATGAGATGATCGGGAAGTCGTTCCTTGACATGATCCCTCCGCCCGAGAGAGAACGCGTCCGGGAAACGTTCAGGAACGTAATTAGGTCTTCCATCCGGTTCGAGGGCCTGGAAATTAACTCATGCGACAGGAGAGGGAACCTCATCCATATCGAGGTAAGCGGCGTCCCGTTCTTCGACCGCAACGGGGAATTGAAGGGCTACCGGGGCATCACCCGGGACATCACGAGGCGTAAGCGGGTGGAAGAAGCCCTGCGGGAGAGCGAGTATCTCCGGCGGTTGGCCCAGGAAATCACCTGCGTGGGTTCGTTTGAGTGGAACATCGTGACGGGGGTGAACACCTGGACGCCGGAGTTGGAAGCGCTGTATGGTCTTCCGGAGGGCGGGTTCGCAGGAACGCAGCCGGCCTGGGAGGAACTGGTTCACCCCGGGGACCGTGCACGAGCGGTAGCCACAGTCCAGAGGGCCTTTAAGACAAACGAGACCGTTGAAGACGAATGGCGGGTCATCTGGCCCGACGGCAGCATTCACTGGCTGGCCGGAAGATACCGCATCATCCGAAACGACGCGGGAGCGCCACAGGCCATCGTCGGGGTTAATTTCGATATCACCGAGCGCAAGATCGCAGAGGACGCGCTCAATGAATACGCGGCAAACCTCAAGCGGTCCAACGAGGACCTGGAACGGTTCGCATACGTCGCTTCCCACGACCTGCGGGAACCTCTGCGTATGGTAACCAGTTTCTCCCAGCTCCTGGAGAAAAATTACAAGGGCCGGCTCGACGAGGATGCCGACGAATTCATCGGGTATATCGTGGAGGGCGGGAGGAAGATGGACGCCCTGGTAAACGACCTCCTCGAATACTCACGGATCACTTCCCAGGGGAAACCGTTCGAACCGACAGACCTGAATATCGTCCTCGAAGAAGCTCAAAATAGTCTTTCCATGGCCATCGAGGAGAACAAGGCAAGAATTGAGGTTGGGGTGCTCCCTACCGTTAATGTCGACCATTTGCAGATCCTACTCGTGTTTCAGAACCTGCTTTCGAATGCGATAAAGTTCCATGACGACACGGACCCGGTCGTCTCGGTCAAGGCAGTCAGGAGAGAAAAGGAATGGGAATTCCTGGTCCGGGACAACGGGATCGGGATCGACCCCGCGTATCATGAAAAAATCTTTGAGATTTTTCAGCGGCTGCATTCGCGAAACGATTATCATGGGACAGGGATCGGGCTCGCCATCTGCAAGCGGATCGTCGAGCGGCACGGGGGCCGGATCTGGGTGGAATCGGAGCCCGGGAAGGGGAGCACGTTCTTCTTTACCATTCCGGAAAGGACCTGA
- a CDS encoding Kelch repeat-containing protein, which produces MKSLKFIGVVIFLLSIGLCVADSQDNIIWVEKAPITNVTPRAFSGMTAFQGKIWLLGGLTNTSSMNDVWSSEDGEFWNLVTDHAAFTPRYGHGIATFQNRLWIIGGISDNTPMNDVYSSTDGKNWTRVTNHAGFSPRYFHGVVVFNDRLWVIGGSSSQTNTLNDIWSSLDGINWTRETKSANFLPRHGEGTIDFNNQIWVIGGYSRLTDTRGTTTERELSDVWSSVDGVNWIQQNSDSPFPGREFVPVISANGSMYVIGGGSYGYSMRATRVASVPGSLAYNDVWISSDGINWTKDPNSSGFSPRYGQGVVVINDSIVVFGGLDPYYDNFLNDCWSGVLFSNEPTVDGQAYDNQNVTSTENFTPIPTTTPVAGSNIIILSLGILISFVCIRFGKKT; this is translated from the coding sequence ATGAAATCTCTAAAATTCATTGGGGTAGTGATTTTCTTATTATCCATAGGATTATGCGTTGCCGATAGTCAGGACAATATTATATGGGTCGAAAAGGCTCCAATTACGAATGTTACCCCGCGTGCATTTTCGGGCATGACCGCTTTCCAGGGTAAGATTTGGCTATTGGGTGGACTCACGAATACATCGAGCATGAACGATGTATGGTCTTCAGAAGATGGGGAATTCTGGAACCTAGTAACCGATCATGCTGCTTTCACACCACGATATGGTCATGGGATTGCAACATTTCAGAACCGACTCTGGATTATTGGGGGAATTTCAGATAACACCCCTATGAATGATGTGTATTCGTCGACCGATGGAAAAAACTGGACACGTGTCACAAACCACGCTGGTTTCAGCCCTCGATATTTTCACGGAGTTGTGGTATTTAATGACCGTTTATGGGTAATCGGAGGCTCATCTTCACAGACCAATACATTAAATGACATATGGTCCTCTCTCGATGGTATCAACTGGACCCGCGAGACGAAATCGGCAAACTTTCTTCCTCGTCATGGAGAAGGTACAATCGATTTTAATAACCAGATCTGGGTTATCGGAGGATATTCACGTTTAACTGATACGAGGGGGACAACGACAGAGAGAGAGTTATCCGACGTATGGTCATCGGTCGATGGCGTAAATTGGATACAGCAAAATAGCGACAGCCCATTCCCTGGAAGAGAATTTGTTCCCGTTATCTCTGCAAATGGTTCGATGTATGTCATCGGAGGAGGGAGTTATGGTTATTCTATGAGAGCTACAAGAGTTGCATCAGTGCCAGGCAGTTTGGCGTATAATGACGTATGGATTTCTTCCGATGGGATAAACTGGACCAAGGACCCGAATTCGTCAGGTTTCTCTCCCCGATATGGCCAGGGTGTTGTTGTAATAAATGATAGTATCGTTGTGTTTGGGGGTTTGGATCCCTACTATGATAATTTTTTGAACGATTGCTGGTCAGGTGTACTATTCTCTAATGAGCCGACAGTTGACGGTCAGGCATATGATAATCAGAATGTTACTTCCACGGAAAATTTCACCCCAATCCCTACTACAACCCCTGTTGCGGGATCGAATATCATTATTTTGTCTCTTGGAATCCTCATTTCATTTGTATGTATTCGTTTCGGAAAAAAAACATAA
- a CDS encoding restriction endonuclease subunit S, which produces MTGENELPEGWVACQMGDISEVIAGGTPNTKNLGNFIDDGIPWITPADLSGFKEIYISRGQRSLSIKGFESSSARLMPKGTVLMSSRAPIGYIAIALNQISTNQGFKNFICYEGILPEYVYFWIKFQTPLIESMGSGSTFKEVSGSRAKTIPIIIPPLAEQRRIVAAIEALLVKVNVSRERLDRVPGLLNAFRQAVLEAACSGKLTETWRENSFLGNNHHQEIPFGWKLVKVEEVCHSRLGKMLDKSKNRGEFVPYLRNINVRWFDFDFSDIKTIRATQSEIENLTLRKGDLLVCEGGEPGRCAIWRDDDKSFIYQKALHRLRVKDDVIPEWICYCLKNAADSGRLSDLFTGSTIKHLTGVSLKEFSFLLPPLPEQHEIVHRVESLFALADHIEQRVATGKEHADRLTQAILAKAFRGELVPTEAELAKIEGRKYEPGSALLEKINAQKGFKSGKGKEK; this is translated from the coding sequence ATGACTGGGGAGAATGAGCTGCCGGAGGGGTGGGTTGCTTGCCAAATGGGAGATATTTCTGAGGTGATTGCGGGAGGGACTCCGAATACTAAAAATCTTGGGAATTTTATCGATGACGGGATACCTTGGATTACACCTGCCGATTTAAGCGGTTTTAAAGAGATCTATATCTCAAGAGGTCAACGGTCACTATCAATAAAAGGGTTTGAGTCAAGTTCTGCAAGATTAATGCCAAAGGGAACTGTGCTTATGTCGAGCAGGGCACCCATTGGTTATATTGCGATTGCATTAAACCAGATAAGTACAAATCAGGGATTTAAAAATTTTATCTGTTACGAAGGAATCCTTCCGGAATACGTCTATTTCTGGATAAAATTTCAAACGCCGCTAATTGAATCGATGGGAAGTGGTTCGACTTTTAAGGAAGTATCAGGGAGTCGAGCCAAAACCATCCCCATCATAATCCCTCCCCTCGCCGAACAGCGCCGCATTGTCGCTGCGATTGAGGCACTCCTCGTCAAGGTGAACGTCTCTCGGGAACGGCTCGACCGGGTGCCGGGGCTGCTGAATGCGTTCCGGCAGGCGGTCCTTGAAGCGGCGTGCAGCGGGAAGTTGACGGAGACGTGGCGGGAGAATTCTTTTCTTGGAAATAATCACCATCAAGAAATCCCCTTCGGTTGGAAGTTGGTGAAAGTTGAAGAAGTATGTCATTCTCGACTTGGTAAGATGCTCGATAAATCTAAAAATAGAGGCGAATTCGTGCCATATCTCCGTAATATAAATGTTCGTTGGTTTGACTTCGATTTTTCTGATATAAAAACCATTAGAGCAACCCAGAGTGAGATTGAGAACTTAACGCTTAGAAAGGGAGACCTATTAGTTTGTGAAGGTGGGGAACCAGGTAGATGTGCAATTTGGAGAGATGACGATAAATCTTTTATATATCAAAAAGCACTCCATCGGCTCCGCGTCAAGGACGATGTTATCCCAGAGTGGATATGCTATTGTTTAAAAAACGCTGCTGATTCTGGTCGTTTATCAGATCTATTTACGGGAAGTACAATAAAACACCTTACTGGAGTATCTCTAAAAGAATTCTCCTTTCTATTACCACCCCTCCCCGAACAACACGAAATTGTCCACCGTGTGGAATCCCTCTTCGCTCTCGCCGACCACATTGAGCAGAGAGTGGCCACCGGGAAAGAACACGCGGACCGGCTGACTCAGGCTATCCTTGCGAAGGCGTTCCGTGGAGAACTGGTGCCCACTGAAGCGGAACTTGCAAAAATTGAGGGGCGGAAGTACGAGCCGGGGAGTGCGTTGCTGGAGAAGATAAATGCTCAAAAGGGATTCAAATCGGGTAAAGGAAAAGAGAAATGA
- a CDS encoding N-6 DNA methylase, whose amino-acid sequence MQKTIDRILFLRICEDRGIEHYGCLQKLLEQPDIYLRLLGLFQRADTRYNSGIFHFNKEAGWDELPDILTPGFTIDDAIFKKISKRLYYPESSYEFSVISPVILGQVYEQFLGKDIRLTPGHQAKVEYKPEVKKAGGFYYAPQFIVDYIIQHTGGELVNEKTPRDVVKLPVLDPACGSGSFLLDAYHYLLDWHLNWYIHNLVPVLADKPATSQEVQAFLPEPAKKSGKKGPGGDSILPIYKAANGSGSRTRSDWKLTTTEREADPTEQHEPVRWLEISSLALIARTGAHTSVTMKNTKMRDQIFSLILRWI is encoded by the coding sequence GTGCAGAAGACCATCGACCGGATCCTTTTCCTCCGAATATGCGAGGACCGGGGGATCGAACATTATGGGTGCCTCCAGAAACTGCTGGAACAACCGGATATTTACCTTCGCCTCCTCGGCCTCTTCCAGAGAGCCGATACCCGGTACAACTCCGGCATCTTCCATTTCAATAAAGAAGCCGGATGGGACGAGTTACCCGACATACTTACGCCGGGCTTCACGATTGACGATGCAATATTCAAGAAAATTTCCAAGCGGCTCTATTACCCCGAGAGTTCTTACGAATTTTCCGTTATTTCACCGGTCATCCTCGGCCAGGTCTACGAGCAGTTCTTGGGAAAAGACATCCGGCTCACTCCCGGGCACCAGGCGAAGGTGGAATACAAGCCCGAGGTGAAGAAAGCCGGGGGTTTTTACTATGCCCCTCAGTTCATCGTGGACTACATCATTCAGCACACCGGCGGGGAACTCGTGAATGAGAAGACCCCCCGGGATGTAGTGAAACTCCCCGTCCTCGACCCGGCCTGCGGGTCCGGATCGTTCCTCCTCGATGCCTACCATTACCTCCTCGACTGGCATCTCAACTGGTACATCCACAACCTGGTCCCTGTACTCGCCGACAAGCCTGCAACTTCCCAGGAGGTCCAGGCCTTCCTACCCGAACCGGCTAAAAAATCCGGGAAGAAAGGACCGGGGGGCGACTCCATTCTCCCCATTTACAAGGCTGCAAATGGGAGCGGATCGCGGACCCGGAGCGACTGGAAACTGACCACTACTGAGCGGGAAGCGGATCCTACTGAACAACATGAGCCCGTGCGATGGCTTGAAATCAGTTCGCTCGCACTGATCGCGAGGACCGGCGCACATACGAGCGTTACTATGAAAAATACTAAAATGAGAGACCAAATTTTCAGTCTAATTCTACGGTGGATTTAA
- a CDS encoding type II toxin-antitoxin system RelE family toxin: MYTLEVHRKARAFLEALPEKIHGKVRERLLSLREEPRPKESELLVLPDGYRVYRLHVGRVITVFYLVIEETRTVRVLKVMTIEQAHKEYRRWG, from the coding sequence TTGTATACGCTGGAAGTCCACCGGAAGGCCAGGGCGTTCCTGGAGGCGTTACCGGAAAAAATCCACGGGAAGGTGCGCGAGCGGCTCCTCTCCCTGCGTGAAGAACCCCGACCGAAGGAGAGCGAATTGCTCGTCCTCCCCGACGGGTACCGGGTGTACAGGCTGCACGTCGGAAGGGTCATCACGGTGTTCTACCTCGTTATTGAAGAGACCAGGACCGTCCGGGTCCTGAAGGTCATGACGATCGAACAGGCCCACAAAGAATATCGCCGGTGGGGATGA
- a CDS encoding class I SAM-dependent DNA methyltransferase — translation MSDIVQRLWGFCHTLRHEGIDYGDYIEQITYILFLKMAHEQNRQLPAGCSWDTLKEKSGTELTDHYTDVLRTLGKQEGLLGDVFAGALSRFHNPVSLKKIIGLVDETEWTALDIDVKAAAFEGLLEKAASEGKKGAGQYFTPRLLIKTIVRCMKPDPRPYREFTIMDPACGTGGFLVCSYEWLKDQTGGGAFDRDLAKRIRHDTYFGKDLVERPRRLALMNLFLHGLDPEIQLGDSIYEVPDSRRYDVVLTNPPFGTRGANQSPGREDFLIETSNKQLNFIQHVMTILKPGGRAAIVVPDNVLFADQAGAVFEDLTKQCALHTVLRLPNGTFSPYSPGTKTNVIFFTKGMPTETTWVYDGRTNVPSITKKDRPLTSAHFAEFEDCYGPDPNGRSPRNPGQSKEDRWRSFHITELKERDFKVDSLKWLRDEGLGDADEIVSPEDLATEAIEELEAAVEDLNTIVEMLGNGYDWGE, via the coding sequence GTGAGTGATATTGTCCAGCGTTTATGGGGTTTTTGCCATACCCTCCGGCACGAAGGGATTGATTACGGGGATTACATCGAACAGATTACCTATATCCTCTTCCTCAAGATGGCACACGAGCAGAACCGGCAGCTCCCTGCAGGATGTTCATGGGATACCCTGAAGGAGAAGTCCGGGACGGAGCTCACGGATCACTATACCGATGTCCTCAGGACCCTTGGAAAGCAGGAGGGGCTGCTCGGGGATGTCTTTGCCGGAGCACTCTCGCGGTTTCATAACCCGGTTAGCCTGAAGAAAATTATCGGCCTGGTCGATGAAACCGAATGGACCGCTCTGGATATCGACGTAAAGGCGGCCGCGTTCGAGGGACTCCTTGAAAAGGCAGCAAGCGAGGGTAAGAAGGGTGCCGGGCAATATTTCACTCCGCGCCTCCTGATCAAAACCATCGTCCGCTGCATGAAACCGGACCCCCGGCCATACCGTGAGTTCACCATCATGGACCCGGCCTGCGGGACAGGCGGGTTCCTGGTCTGCTCTTACGAATGGTTGAAGGACCAGACCGGCGGCGGGGCGTTTGACCGCGACCTCGCCAAGCGGATCCGGCATGATACCTACTTTGGAAAGGACCTGGTGGAACGGCCCCGGCGGCTGGCCCTGATGAATCTCTTTCTCCACGGGTTGGACCCGGAGATCCAACTGGGGGACTCTATCTACGAGGTGCCGGATTCCCGGCGATATGACGTGGTGCTGACCAATCCGCCATTCGGGACGAGAGGAGCGAACCAGTCTCCGGGACGGGAAGACTTCCTCATCGAGACGAGCAACAAACAGCTCAATTTCATCCAGCACGTGATGACCATCCTGAAGCCCGGCGGCCGGGCCGCGATCGTGGTCCCGGACAACGTGCTCTTCGCGGACCAGGCCGGTGCGGTGTTCGAGGACCTGACGAAGCAGTGTGCCCTCCACACGGTCCTCCGTCTCCCGAACGGCACCTTCTCCCCCTACTCTCCCGGGACGAAGACGAACGTGATCTTCTTCACCAAGGGGATGCCGACAGAGACGACCTGGGTCTACGACGGGAGGACGAACGTGCCCTCCATCACCAAGAAGGACCGCCCGCTCACCTCTGCACACTTCGCAGAGTTCGAGGACTGTTATGGCCCGGACCCGAACGGGAGATCTCCCCGGAACCCGGGGCAGTCAAAGGAAGACCGGTGGCGGTCGTTCCACATCACCGAACTGAAAGAGCGGGACTTCAAAGTTGATTCACTCAAGTGGCTCAGGGACGAGGGGCTCGGCGATGCGGATGAAATCGTATCTCCGGAGGACCTTGCGACCGAGGCAATCGAGGAACTGGAAGCAGCGGTCGAGGACCTGAACACCATTGTAGAGATGTTGGGGAACGGGTATGACTGGGGAGAATGA
- a CDS encoding TIR domain-containing protein, giving the protein MQESGVGRLWELEYLVRNSHICCTKYYLFDSISNNGGKHTSEKIREGNFVSQENKKLKVFISYSHADNTPEKPNVEDFKTHVAPLKTNGSIEEWYDRHLLGGDDFQEIIGQNLEKADIICLFVSAKFLASPECQNEKKIAFTLRKLKGIPVIPIILSQCAWKDDPNISHVLAYPDDGKPITSFNDPNDAWHSVYLGIKAIVEREQKIKQLSIRDEFQSFLFDTELLNKAHSQKESVSLKDIYIETELEKFDIAKKSTSTIKTTELFENLFSENRIIIAGEDQSGKTTIAKRMFCELRKLNFIPVYISGDDIKTPGKIDNILIKSLRKQYQNFDENVINLDRIVPIVDDFHLSKDKEKRIKALLNFPLCVIIIDDIFGLNFKDESLISSFITFRIKELKPSIRSELIKRWLSLNDKEIDLDTYQEIDKKVELINVTLGRNIGKGLIPAYPFFILSALITYEAFALSLNEDITSQGYCYHAFLVYYLKKRNVESDDIDTYFNFMSEFASFLRQKNQNQLNFNEFSVFMEDYSNNFNLHIKPEKLLKNLSDVVIKDGLNNFSFKYPCFYYFFVGKTLSENLDKPDVIETIKEIFNNLQNPENAYIAVFIIHHSKNVQVLNEIETISLSLFNQYDPATLSKDEMAFFDEEMHNVIRAILPSENHTPEMHREQLSKFEDDFEENHNFETNDDQVTENKEYLIDLRKAVKTVEVMGVIIRNRSGSLEKDRLRNIFLYGMNVHLRILTSLINSIKSEESQKAILDYMTIRLSQLDEKRDANKKLSEEDKRKMAQTIFWNMCFIIVYGNIFKIVNSLGSDKLIEISNQVCDEIDNPATALIKYGILMKYLKNIPVEELHRRISQKDFSLIAKRSAEMMIVGHCALHNVGYRQRQQIESTFHIERAKLT; this is encoded by the coding sequence GTGCAGGAAAGTGGTGTGGGGAGACTTTGGGAATTAGAATACTTAGTTCGAAATTCACATATATGTTGCACGAAATATTATCTGTTTGATTCAATTTCAAATAATGGGGGTAAGCATACGTCAGAAAAAATTCGAGAAGGAAATTTTGTTTCCCAGGAAAACAAAAAATTAAAGGTTTTTATTAGTTATTCACACGCTGATAACACCCCTGAAAAACCAAATGTCGAAGATTTCAAAACACATGTCGCACCCCTTAAAACTAATGGTTCGATTGAAGAGTGGTATGACCGACATTTGTTAGGTGGAGATGATTTTCAAGAGATTATCGGTCAAAATTTAGAAAAAGCTGACATTATTTGTTTGTTTGTTTCTGCAAAATTTCTTGCATCCCCTGAATGTCAAAATGAGAAAAAGATAGCATTTACACTTCGAAAATTGAAGGGGATACCGGTTATTCCAATTATATTATCTCAGTGTGCATGGAAGGATGATCCAAATATCTCTCATGTACTTGCGTACCCAGATGATGGTAAACCAATAACATCTTTTAACGATCCCAATGATGCTTGGCATAGTGTGTATCTTGGGATAAAAGCAATAGTTGAAAGAGAACAAAAAATCAAACAATTATCGATTAGAGATGAATTTCAATCTTTCTTATTTGACACCGAGTTATTAAACAAAGCTCATTCTCAAAAAGAATCCGTTTCCCTCAAAGATATCTACATAGAAACGGAGTTGGAAAAATTTGACATTGCAAAGAAAAGTACCTCTACTATCAAAACGACCGAGTTGTTTGAAAATCTGTTCTCTGAAAATCGAATCATCATCGCCGGAGAAGATCAATCAGGAAAAACAACTATCGCAAAGAGGATGTTTTGTGAACTTCGAAAATTAAATTTTATTCCTGTTTACATATCTGGTGATGATATCAAAACTCCTGGAAAAATAGATAATATTCTAATTAAATCCCTTCGTAAACAGTATCAAAATTTTGATGAAAATGTAATTAATCTTGATAGAATTGTTCCAATTGTTGATGATTTTCATCTTTCGAAAGATAAAGAGAAGCGAATTAAAGCCCTATTGAATTTCCCTCTTTGTGTTATCATTATCGATGATATTTTTGGATTAAATTTCAAAGATGAAAGCTTGATCTCATCGTTTATCACTTTCAGAATTAAGGAATTAAAACCGTCCATCAGGTCCGAATTAATTAAAAGATGGTTGAGTTTAAATGACAAAGAAATCGATCTTGATACGTATCAAGAAATCGATAAAAAAGTTGAACTCATCAATGTAACATTAGGGAGAAACATCGGAAAAGGACTAATTCCAGCGTACCCATTTTTTATTTTGTCCGCACTGATAACTTATGAAGCATTTGCGTTATCGCTCAACGAAGACATCACATCTCAAGGATATTGTTATCATGCATTTCTCGTCTATTATCTGAAAAAACGCAATGTGGAGAGTGATGATATTGATACTTACTTTAATTTCATGAGCGAATTTGCATCATTTTTACGCCAAAAAAATCAAAATCAACTAAATTTTAATGAATTTTCTGTTTTTATGGAGGATTATTCAAATAATTTTAATTTACATATAAAACCCGAAAAACTGCTTAAAAATCTCTCCGATGTTGTAATTAAAGATGGTTTGAATAATTTTTCCTTCAAATACCCATGTTTTTATTATTTCTTTGTTGGCAAGACTCTTTCAGAAAATCTTGATAAACCCGATGTAATTGAAACAATCAAAGAAATATTTAACAACCTTCAGAATCCCGAAAATGCCTATATCGCTGTATTCATAATACATCATTCAAAAAATGTTCAAGTCCTTAACGAAATAGAAACGATTTCACTTTCTTTATTTAATCAATATGATCCCGCAACTTTAAGCAAAGATGAAATGGCTTTTTTTGATGAGGAAATGCATAATGTCATTCGTGCGATATTACCCTCAGAAAACCATACTCCTGAAATGCATAGAGAACAGTTATCGAAATTTGAAGATGATTTTGAAGAAAATCACAATTTTGAAACAAACGACGATCAAGTAACAGAAAATAAGGAGTATCTCATAGATTTGAGAAAAGCAGTAAAAACTGTTGAAGTTATGGGAGTGATAATTCGAAACCGTTCGGGATCGCTAGAAAAAGATCGACTTCGAAATATTTTCTTATATGGTATGAATGTTCATTTACGAATTCTAACATCTCTCATCAATTCGATTAAAAGTGAAGAGTCACAAAAAGCGATTTTAGATTATATGACAATAAGATTGAGTCAGTTAGATGAAAAAAGAGATGCCAATAAAAAATTATCCGAAGAAGATAAAAGAAAGATGGCTCAAACGATATTCTGGAATATGTGTTTTATCATCGTATATGGGAATATTTTCAAAATAGTTAATTCGCTAGGTTCGGACAAATTAATTGAGATTTCCAATCAAGTTTGTGATGAAATTGATAATCCCGCAACGGCCCTGATTAAATATGGAATCCTCATGAAATATTTAAAAAATATACCGGTCGAAGAACTTCATCGAAGAATATCTCAAAAGGATTTTTCATTAATTGCAAAGAGATCTGCTGAAATGATGATTGTCGGTCATTGCGCTTTACATAATGTAGGTTACAGACAGAGACAGCAAATTGAATCTACGTTTCATATTGAAAGAGCAAAATTGACTTAA